From a single Nicotiana tomentosiformis chromosome 2, ASM39032v3, whole genome shotgun sequence genomic region:
- the LOC104118394 gene encoding probable CoA ligase CCL11 produces the protein MDQLKPSSVNSCPLTPLTFLERAAIAYGESTSIVYNSTTYTWSETFARCLRLASSISSLIGIKKGKVVSVLAPNIPQTLELQFAVPMAGAILNNINTRLDAKTISVLLQHSESKLLFVDYQLYSLVLDSISLFPSDVNPPILVLIEDENSVSFSRILNFQECSYESMVVKGDSNFIWVRPENEWDPMTLNYTSGTTSSPKGVVHSHRSLFIITVDSLIDWSVSSRPVYLWTLPMFHSNGWSYTWGMAVVGGTNICLRKFDANVVFHDINKHNVTHMCGAPVVLTMLANSPCAKPLKNPVHFRTGGAPPPATVVLRVENLGFVVNHGYGMTEVAGVVVSCIWKPKWNKLPANMKAKLKSRQGIRSLGMTEVDVVDPESGVSVKRDGLTMGEIVLRGGCIMLGYLKNQEATSKCMKNDWLYTGDVAVMHPDGYLEIKDRSKDIIISGGENVSSVEVESVLYSNTFVNEAAVVARPDEFWGETPCAFLSLKMEVKQKPKEKEIVDFCRERLPHYMIPKTVIFMDELPKTATGKIQKFSLREIAKGMGSLPASRM, from the coding sequence atggatcaatTGAAACCAAGCTCTGTCAATTCATGTCCACTTACTCCGTTAACATTTTTGGAAAGAGCAGCTATTGCTTATGGGGAAAGTACTTCCATTGTCTATAACTCCACTACCTACACTTGGTCCGAAACATTTGCCCGATGCCTACGCCTTGCTTCATCAATTTCTTCCCTCATCGGCATCAAAAAAGGCAAAGTTGTTTCTGTTTTGGCTCCAAATATCCCACAAACACTCGAGCTCCAATTCGCTGTCCCAATGGCTGGTGCTATCCTCAACAACATCAACACTCGCCTCGACGCGAAAACCATATCTGTTCTGCTCCAACATAGTGAATCTAAGCTTCTCTTTGTTGATTATCAGCTATACTCTTTGGTGCTCGATTCAATTTCATTGTTTCCATCTGACGTGAACCCTCCAATTCTAGTCCTCATAGAAGATGAAAACTCTGTTTCATTTTCAAGAATCTTGAATTTTCAGGAATGTAGTTATGAGTCAATGGTGGTGAAGGGAGATTCCAACTTCATTTGGGTTCGGCCTGAAAATGAATGGGACCCCATGACATTGAACTACACTTCTGGTACAACATCTTCGCCCAAAGGAGTGGTACATTCTCATAGATCTCTTTTTATTATCACTGTTGATTCTTTAATCGATTGGTCCGTATCAAGTCGGCCAGTTTATCTATGGACATTGCCAATGTTCCATTCCAATGGATGGAGTTACACATGGGGTATGGCTGTAGTTGGTGGGACCAACATTTGTCTTCGAAAATTTGACGCTAATGTTGTGTTTCATGACATAAATAAACACAATGTCACACATATGTGTGGTGCACCCGTGGTACTTACTATGTTAGCCAATTCACCTTGTGCTAAGCCCTTAAAAAATCCGGTACATTTTCGTACAGGTGGCGCTCCTCCCCCTGCCACGGTGGTTCTCCGAGTAGAAAATTTAGGATTCGTCGTGAATCATGGGTATGGGATGACGGAGGTGGCAGGGGTGGTTGTGTCATGTATTTGGAAGCCTAAGTGGAATAAATTACCTGCAAATATGAAGGCAAAATTGAAGTCGAGACAAGGAATTAGGAGCCTAGGAATGACAGAAGTAGACGTAGTGGATCCAGAATCTGGAGTCAGTGTGAAAAGAGATGGATTAACAATGGGGGAAATTGTATTAAGGGGTGGATGCATAATGTTGGGTTATTTAAAAAATCAAGAAGCTACCtcaaaatgcatgaaaaatgACTGGCTTTACACAGGGGATGTAGCAGTAATGCACCCTGATGGGTACTTAGAAATTAAGGATAggtcaaaagatattattattaGTGGAGGTGAGAATGTGAGCAGTGTCGAAGTAGAATCAGTGCTTTATTCCAACACTTTTGTCAATGAGGCAGCAGTTGTGGCAAGGCCAGATGAATTTTGGGGTGAAACGCCTTGTGCTTTTTTGAGTTTGAAAATGGAGGTAAAACAAAAGCCTAAGGAGAAAGAAATTGTAGACTTTTGTAGGGAAAGATTGCCTCATTATATGATACCAAAGACTGTAATTTTCATGGATGAACTTCCAAAAACAGCAACTGGGAAGATTCAGAAGTTTTCTCTCAGAGAGATTGCCAAAGGAATGGGGTCTTTACCTGCCAGCCGAATGTAA